From a single Planctellipticum variicoloris genomic region:
- the metX gene encoding homoserine O-acetyltransferase MetX gives MASEIAEPVVADDRSVGIVQTQYAELFQPPAPLVLESGERLGPIRVAYETYGELSPRADNAIFVCHALTGDAHVAGRHSPDSRKSGWWDSLVGPGRTLDTDRYFVICANVLGGCQGTTGPSSIDPATDKPFGLRFPFLTVGDIVEVHQALVKSLGIETLLAVIGGSLGGMQVLEWVARHPKAVRSAICLASASRLSAQGIAFNAVGRRAIYADPNFQNGDYYMAERGPDGSRRFGEDGPRFGLALARMLAHITYLSELSIEHKFGRRLQHSDQLAYQLQRETEFQIESYLHYQGQRFVERFDANSYLYLTRAMDYFDLATKYGSLENALGRTQARFFVASYHSDWLFPMSQSREIVHALVSARRHATYLELESVFGHDSFLIEVEQLEKLLVPFLDQTYQHG, from the coding sequence ATGGCCTCCGAGATCGCGGAACCTGTTGTCGCCGATGACCGCTCCGTCGGCATCGTCCAGACGCAATATGCCGAGTTGTTTCAACCCCCCGCTCCCCTGGTGCTGGAGAGCGGAGAACGACTGGGTCCGATCCGCGTCGCCTACGAGACCTACGGCGAACTCTCCCCCCGCGCGGACAACGCCATCTTCGTCTGCCATGCCCTGACCGGCGACGCGCACGTCGCCGGTCGGCACTCGCCGGACAGCAGGAAGAGCGGCTGGTGGGACAGCCTGGTCGGTCCCGGCAGGACGCTCGATACCGACCGGTACTTCGTGATCTGCGCCAACGTCCTGGGGGGCTGCCAGGGAACGACCGGCCCCAGCTCCATCGACCCCGCAACCGACAAGCCGTTCGGGCTCCGCTTCCCGTTCCTGACCGTCGGGGATATCGTCGAAGTCCATCAGGCGCTGGTGAAGAGCCTGGGGATCGAGACTCTGCTGGCGGTCATCGGCGGCAGCCTCGGCGGCATGCAGGTCCTGGAATGGGTCGCCCGCCATCCGAAAGCCGTTCGATCGGCGATCTGCCTCGCTTCCGCCTCGCGCCTGTCGGCCCAGGGGATCGCCTTTAACGCCGTCGGTCGCCGGGCGATCTATGCCGATCCCAATTTTCAGAACGGCGACTACTACATGGCCGAGCGCGGCCCGGACGGCTCTCGCCGATTCGGCGAGGACGGTCCGCGATTCGGGCTGGCGCTGGCCCGCATGCTGGCGCACATCACCTACCTGTCGGAACTGTCGATCGAGCACAAGTTCGGCCGTCGACTGCAGCACAGCGACCAGCTCGCCTACCAGCTCCAGCGCGAGACCGAGTTCCAGATCGAGAGCTATCTGCACTATCAGGGCCAGCGGTTCGTCGAGCGGTTCGACGCCAACAGCTATCTCTATCTGACTCGGGCCATGGACTACTTCGACCTGGCGACGAAGTACGGCTCGCTGGAGAACGCTCTCGGACGGACCCAGGCCCGGTTTTTTGTCGCGTCCTACCACAGCGACTGGCTGTTTCCGATGTCGCAGAGCCGGGAGATCGTCCACGCGCTCGTCAGCGCCCGTCGGCATGCCACCTATCTTGAACTCGAAAGCGTCTTCGGCCACGACTCGTTTCTGATCGAAGTCGAGCAGC